In the genome of Phycisphaerales bacterium, the window CTGCTGACGGCCTTCATGACGGCGTACTACACCTTCCGCGTGTTCTTCCGCGTGTTCGTCGGGCCCGTGAAGTACGAAGCCGGCGACGATCATCACGGCGACGCCGAGGAAGAGCACGCAGCGGAAGAGGCGCACGACCATGGTCACGACGACCACGGCTTCCATCCCCACGCGCCGCGGTTTGCCATGAACGCGGCCATCGCGCTGCTGGCCATCGGCAGCATCGCGGCCATCCCGCTGTACTTCGTCAATGCCGAGGATCATGGCTGGGCGGGCTCGATGGTGCACGAGTCTTCGGCGGCCTTTGCAGCCCCCGAGGCGCACCACGACGACCAAGGCGAGCCGCACGCGATGCTGGGCGCCGAGGTGGTGCCCGTGGCGATTGGCGCCGCGCCCGAGGGCGAGGACGGCTACCACGGCGACAACCTGGGCCTGGTCATCAACCCGCACAAGGCGATGTACTTCGTCTCGGGCGTCATCGGCGTGCTGGGCATCGCGCTGGCGGCGTTCTTCCATGGGCCGAAGGGGCTGGGCGGCCTGTTTCTCGGTAACCGCACCGACACGACCAGCCCTCGGATGGACTCGGTGGCCCGTGGCTTCGGTCCGTTGCCCCGGTTCGCCGAGCGGAAGTTCATGGTCGACGAGCTCTACGACACGATCATCGTGAAACCGCTGCTTGTTTTCAGCCACGTGTTCCACGCGTTCGACAAGCTCGTGATCGACGGCCTGGTGGATCTGCTGGGGGCCCTGCCTCGCTGGCTCGGCTCGCTGCTGCGGCCGTCCCAGGACGGCGTAATGCATGGGTATGCCACGGGCATGGTGGCCGGCTCGGCCGTGTTGTTGGCGTTGGTCGTCCTGGTCGCGTTGCTTTGATGAAGGGGATGGTCTGACGTGAGCCTGCTCTACCTGCTCATCCTGATGCCCCTGCTCTTTGCGGTGCTCATCGCGCTGGCGCCATCGAAGCAGGCCCGCCCGATCGCGGCGATCGGCTCGCTCGTGCCCATCGGCCCGATGCTGGTGGCCCTGTGGAAGTTCGACTGGACGCGCGGCGGCGACCTGCAGTTCGCGGGCAGCTACGACTGGATCGCCGACATGGGCCTGCGCATCGGCGTGGGCGTCGACAGCGTGTCGCTTCTGCTCATTGCCCTGACCGTGCTGCTGGGGCCAATCTGCGTCTTCGGCAGCTTCTCGGCCATCAAGGACAATCCCAAGGTCTTCTACGGCTGGCTGACCGGCCTGCAAGCCGCGATGGTGGGGGTGTTCGCCGCCACCGACCTGCTCGTCTTCTACGTGTGCTTCGAGTTCACGCTGCTGCCGCTGTACGTGCTGATCAACCTTTACGGCTCGAGTAACCGCAAGCGGGCGGCCACCAAGTTCTTCCTGTACACCTTCACCGGCTCGATCATCGCGCTGGCGGGCTTGGTGTACGTGGTGTTCCACCACCGCAGTCTCGAGGGCGTGTGGACCTTCGACATCCCCACCCTCGCGACGACGGCGATGCAGATGCCGGTGGGGGCGCAGGCCCTGGTGCTGCTGGCGCTCATGCTCGGCTTCGCGGTGAAGGTGCCGCTGTTCCCGGTGCACACCTGGCTGCCGCTGGCGCACACCGAGGCGCCCACCGCCGGGTCGGTCATCCTGGCCGGCGTGCTGCTGAAGCTGGGCACCTACGGCATCTACCGTTTCGCACTGGGCTTCGTGCCCGAGGCGGTCATCGCATACGCCCCGCTTATCGCGGTGCTGAGCATCATCGGCATCATTTATGCCGGCCTGATCTGCTGGGTGCAGAAGGACGTCAAGAAGCTGGTGGCCTACTCGTCGGTGAGCCACCTTGGCTTCTGCGTGCTGGGGCTCGTGGCGCTCAACAATGTCGGGCTCACCGGCTCGGTGCTCTACATGATCAACCACGGTCTGTCGACCGGGGCGCTGTTCCTGTGCATCGGCATGGTCTACGAGCGGTTCCATACTCGCTCGATGGACGAACTGGGTGGCCTGGCCAGCACGATGCCCATCTGGTCGTCGTTCATGGTGTTCTTCGTGATGGCGTCGGTGGGCCTGCCCGGGCTCAACGGCTTCGTCAGCGAGTTCATGTGCATCATCGGCACGTTCCAGAGCTCGCCGGCGTGGGTTCTCGAGGGCCGGGCCGGCGCCGCCGGCGGTTCGCTGGGGCCGTGGTTTGCCTTCGCGGCGGGCTTCGGCGTGATCGTCGCGGCGATGTACCTGCTCTACATGACCGGTCGCGTGGTCTGGGGTACGCCCAGGCAGCCGGCGGGCCACGACGACGACCACTCGGAACTGCCCAAGGACCTCAACGCACGCGAGATCAGCCTGCTCACGGTGCTGGCCGTCGGCTGCCTGGGTCTGGGCGTGTATCCCACGCCGGTGATCGAGGCGATCGAGCCCTCGGTCGAGCGGACGCTGGCGCCGTACCAGGACCTGCTGCACGATCGCGCGGTCGAGCTTGGCAAGACCGGCGAGGAAGACGCCGCCCTGATCCTGGAGCCCGCCGGGTCGCCCGCCGATACGCAAGAAGGGGGGCACTGACCCGCCATGGCCGAGAAGATCGCCCTCATCTGGCCCGAGATTGCGTTGTTCGTGACCACGTGCGTGGTCATGATCCTCGGACTGTCGCCCAGCAAGCAGTGGCGCTCGCTGTGCTTGCCGGCCTCGATGGCCGGGCTCGCCGTCGCGGGCGTGCTCGCGGCCCTTGGCATGGCAGGTGACGCGCCGCAGAGCGACACGGTGCTTCCGTTCCTGCCCGGATTCGTCAAGGTCACGGTTGCGGTCGTTGGCCTCATGCTCATCCTGCTGCAAAGCGGGCTGATCGATCGCCGCGAAGAGGCCCTGGTGGCCTCGGGCCGCGCGTTCAGCCCCCTGCGGACCAATCGCGCCGAGTACTTCTCGCTGGTGCTGTTCTCGCTGACCGGGCTCATGCTGTGCGCCTCGGCCGGCGACCTCATCTGGCTGTTTCTGGCGCTGGAGCTTACCAGCCTCCCGACGTACGTCATGGTGGCCATGAGCAGCTCGCGCGGCCGGGCGCAGGAGGCGGGCGTCAAGTACTTCTATCTCGGGGCGCTGGGGGCGGCGACGTTCCTCTACGGCTTCGTGATGCTCTACGGCGGAACGGGCACCCTGAAGCTGGGGCCCATGGCGCAGATCATCGCCAGCGAGGGCATCAACAACATCACCCTGATCGGCCTGCTGCTCTCGATCGCCGGCCTGGCGTTCAAGATCGCCGCCGTGCCCATGCACTTCTACACGGCCGACGTGTACCAGGGCGCCGCTTCGCCCGTGACGGCCTTCCTGGCGTTCGTGCCCAAGACGGCCGGCTTCGTGGCCATCCTGCTCGTGTGCTCGGTTGCCGGCTGGACGTCGGGCCCGGGCGGAGATGCGTTGCCGGAGGCCCTGCGCATCATGCTGTGGGTCATGGCCGCCGTCACTATGACCGTGGGCAACGTGCTGGCCCTGCTCCAGAATTCCGTCAAGCGGATGCTGGCCTACTCGTCGATCGCGCACTCGGGCTACATGCTGGTGGGCGTGCTCGCCGGGCCGGGCGACGGTACGTTTGCCGCCAGCGGAGTGTCGGCGGTGCTGTTCTATCTGGCGGCCTACGGCGTCACCAACACCGGCGCCTTCGCCGTCATCGCATGCCTCGAGAAGCGAGCGGCCGACCGGGGCGAGCCCATGGAAGTCGAGGACTTTGACGACCTGCGCGGCCTCTGGCGTCGCGAGCCGGCGTTGGGCGTCGTGCTGGCGATCGTGTCGCTCAGCCTCCTGGGCTTCCCGCCCCTGCTGGGCTTCATGGCCAAGCTACCGCTCTTTACCGCCGGCATCGCCGCGGGCGAGATCGCGCTGGTCGTCGTGCTTGGCGTGAACTCGGCTATCGCCGCCTTCTACTACCTGCGCCTGGTCAAGGCCGCCATGATCGATGATGCCAAGGGTGCGGCCGACGCCGTCGACCGTCCGAACCATCACCCGGCGTATGGCTTGCGTTTCGCCACCGGTGCGATCTCGGCGGTGGGGGTCATTGGCCTGGCGATCCTCGCAGGCCAGCTCGCCGGCGGAGCCACGAATGCCTCGTTCTACGCCGAGCCGGTGACGGCCGACGACATCGACGGCCCGATCACCGTGCAGGACCAGCCGGCGATCGCGTCGCCCAGCGTCTGAATTGGCGGGATTCAGCTCTCGGCGACCTTACGGACGACGAGTCGCTGGATGCCCAGGCCCACGACGCCCAGGACGAGCCAGGCGACCAACCAGGCTTGCGTGGGCGTTTCTTCGATCGGAAGCGGCGTGCCCATCGCGGCTTGCACTTGAATGGCACCGAGCGGCCAGATCGCAGCGCCCATGAACGCGGTGGTTGCGCTGGCCACCCTGGCAGGCCACACTGCCCCGAGCACGGCCCCCAACAAGCCCGCCGCGAGCACGGCGATGGCCGCCTGGCCCTGGTACCCAGCGGGTACCCGGTCCCACGCAGCCTCTGCATGATCGACGACGGCCCGAGCGCTGACGTCCGAGGCGTCGGCGGTTGTCATCGGTGAGGACTGGTCGATCGAAGCTCCTTCTGACTGCGCTTCGAACTGCATCAGTCCGACGGGCTGAACCACCGGAACCGGCTGCGTGGCGCCTGCCTGCGGCGTACCGAGTTGTGCTGGCAAGTGGGGCGTGGCAAGAACGGCGATGCAGGCCGCGGCCGCGGCCGCGGTGACCCCCGCGGCGGCAGAGACCACCAGCCGCATGGCGACCAGCGCGATCACGACGCCCACGGCGGCGCCGCCGGCGCCGGCGATCAACGACCCGGGCAGGCCCGCTACGTCCGGCACGTTGACGTTGCCCGCCAGCGTGAAGCCCGCGAAGAGGCCAGCCGTCCCGCCGGCAGCCGCGAAGGCGAGGCTCACGGCCCTCGCGCCAGCGGCCCAGAGCATGATGCCCACGACGACCGCGATGCCCGCCAGCAGCGTGGCATCACCAGAACCGCTCGCCTGGATCAGGCGTTCGGCCAAGCCGTCGGCATGTCGAACTCCGGAGAGCAACGGGGTGCCTCCCTCTCCCTTGCACGTCCCATAAGGGAGGTGTGCGGGTCCCCTCAGGATACGCGTCCTCTGCAGGGGTAGATCGGTGGGTGAACGATTTGTCACCGAGAGATTGCCGGCCGGCTCGTGGGACCCTGTCGGCTGGCGCGACTCGTCGGATTGTCCGCAGTCTGGCCGCGGATATCGGTCGGGTGCAACCGGACGGGGCGGCGCGACGTAGAAAGATGACGGATTCGCCTGGGTTGGCACGAGCCGACCCGCCGAACCGGGCCACCGACCCCCGCTTGTCGGCCCCAGGCCCTTCGGTAGCGTCCGGGCGTCGGACCCACGGGTCGTCGCCTGACCGGATGGCGGGCGATCAACTTGTTCGGATTGTGCATGGACACCGTCGTGCGAGAGTCGTCGGGTGTCCGGAGGCCAGTGATGCCGGGCATCGAATCGAAGCAGCGTGGGCGGAGGCAGAGTGCCGGGCTGGTGGCCGGATGGCTCGGAGGCTGCCTAGTCTCGCCCGGAGTCGTCTGATATGCTTGTCGGCTCCGGCTCGCGGTAGGATGCGACGCGGCCGAGTCTGGGATGGACCCCACCGCATCCGAATTGGCAAGGCTCCCGGCACGGTGCCAGGCCTTGTCCGGCCCTCCCGGCCCTGGGAGCGGCCCGCCGCATCGCCTCCGGGCGTGCGCGGCACTCGGGCGTTCCACCCCGGAGCGTTCGAACAACGCCGGCCACCAGCCCACCCAGGCCGGCCAGGAAGCCCCGACGAAATCACCGCGTGTCGCGGTGTCGCAACAGCTAGCGAGGAGCGGTCATGAAGCCCAACCGCCGTGCAAAGACCCGCCCGTACGTCCGTCGTCGCTCGCAGGTGCAGGAGGCCGCGCACGGCGCGGCAGCGCGCCTGGCGGGCCTTGCGGGTCGCGCCAGTCGACCGGACGTTGAGCCGCTCGAGCCACGCCAGCTCCTGTTTGCACTGACGATCGATCCTTCGAGCGTGGACCCCGCCACGGGCGTGGGCTTTGCGCAGGCCTACTTTGGCTACACGGTCCCCTATCTCCAGTTCGGCGAAGAGATCGACATCGAGGAAGACGAACTCGTCGAGGAGAACTTCGACGAGGCCGGCGAGATCAACTCGCCCGTCACCTCGCAGCGGACGTTCGAGGAGTCGCTGCTCTTCGTGCGTCACAACATCTCGCCCACGTCGGACTTCCGTCTGGTCGCCCCTCCCGGCGCCGATCCGGAGAGCGACGAGCGCCGGGTGGAGGCACTGCTGCAAACGGGCGAGCAGTTCAGCTTCTCCTTCCTCAACGCGCTGGGCCAGACCGACCTTCGGCGGGCGATGCGGTCCTTCTCGATCGACTTCTTCGCCTCGCCGGGCTCCACGCAGGGCCTCGACCTGGAGAACACCCGCGTCACGCTGCTGCTGCGCGGCGAAGTGGTCGCATCCTTCGAGGGTCGCGACGAACTGGTGAACTTCCGCACCGGTGGTGGCGGTCCGGCCGATGGCATCGGCACCTTCGTGTTCCAGGCGCCGCCGCTGATGTCGGGCGAGCCGCGTCCGGCCTTCGACACCATTCGATTCGAGTCGATCGGCGGACCGAGCGATCGCTTCCAGTTTGACAACATCTCGACCCTGTTGCCACCCGGCAACTTCGCCGGCGTTATCGAGCAGCGCATCTTCGGCGCCACCGTCACCCTGGCGGGCACGGCTGGCACCACGGCAGAGTTCTTTGACTTGTACGGCCGCCCGCTCGTGCAGACCATCGCGCTCGGTACGCCCGAAGAGGGCACGCTGCCCATCGTCGACATCAACGACGACGGCATCCCGGACTTCAACGACGGCATCGGTCGGATCGTGTTCACCAACGCCGACGCCGCCACCACGCTGACCATGTTCGGTGGCATCATCGAAGCCGGTGACCCCACGCCCGAGTCGGACTTCTCGCAGGGCGGCTTCAACTTCACGGTCGCGGCCGACCCGCTGTTCGGCGGCGACGACTTCGAGGATGCGGGCTTCGGGTTCCGCCAGACGCCCGGCGAGGACGGCGCCGTCGACGGCCTGGCCCCCGCGGGCGGCTCAGTCATCATCGGCTCGCCCATCGTGCGGCCCCTGACCGCGTATGACCCGGCGGGTGCGTCGCTTCCGGTGTCGTTCATCAACCCCGACCAGGGCATCTTCGCCCTGGGCACGCAGAACGTCGGTTCGGTGAACATCCACGGCCTGATCTTCGGATCGTCGGTCTTCAACGGCGCCGTCGACCAGCTCAGCTTTGGCTCGCTGTATGGCTCGGTCACGGTCAAGGGCGACCTCGGACGCCTGGTCGTCGGCGGCGACGCGGGCTACTGGACCGCCGACGAGACGAACACCACCACCAAGACCGGCGGCCAGCTCATCGTCGAGCGCACGCTGGGCCAGGTGCACATTGGCGGTAACTCGCTGCTGGACGTCACGGTGGTGGGTGAGCTGAGCTCGGCCACCCTGCGGACGCCTCGGGACGTGACGCGGTACTTCGAGATCGAGAGCCCGCAACGCATCAACCTCGATGCCGAACCGCTCGACGTGCTGCGTTCGATGCTCGTCGGCGGTACATTCCAGACTTCCGCCCTTGCCAACACCGACAGCCTGCCGCTGTTCGCACCGACGCGCGCCAACGCGTTCTTCGGCACCGAGCCGTTCCGCAACGACGCCATCGGCAGCGCCGAGTTCATCGGCAACGCGGGCAGCCAAGTGCAGATCATCGGTGACCTGGGCTTCGGCGATCCGATCAGCACCGGCGAGGACAACGTCGACGTATTCGCCGTCGCCCTCGATGGCAGCCGTCCGCTCATCGTGGAAGGCGTGCCCGACGACCCGAGCTTCGAGCTGCGTCTGGTCGATGCCCGCGGCCGCCAGGTGGCTGCCGCCGATGCCGGCGAGCAGTTCATCAATACCGGTCGATACTTCTTCGAGTATGACCCCGAGTACGCGGGCGTGTATTACATCGTGGTGGCCGTGTCGTCCGATGGCTCGGTGACCAACGGCTCCTTCTACGCCCTGAACGTCAGCGGCATGGCGCCCGTTACCCTGGGCGCGTATCGCACGGCTTCGGGCATGGGCTTCCCCGCGGGCGGTGTGGCCCCGGGGATCGACCCCTCCAGCACCACGGTTTCGCTCAACGTGCTGTCCGGATCGACCGGTTCGGTGCGTGCGGGCACGCATCTGGTGGCGGGGGCCAACGGCGAGACCTCGGCCGACGCCAACATCAACTTCACCGACGACGGCTCGCCCTTCCCGCAGCCGGACGATCGCCGAGCAGATCTGGCTGGCGGCAGCTTCACGATCAGCGGCAACCTCTTCGAGATCTATGCCGGCTCGGACATTGAGACGCAACTGTCGCCCCTGATCTTCCAGATCGGCGGCGACCTGGGCTACGTCGTCACCGGCCAGTCGCCCATCATCGGCAACGGCTCGGTCGAGGGCGACCTGTTCGCTCGCTCGCCCATCACCTTCAACGTTGGCGGGACGATCGGCTACGTCGACGTCTCGGGTGCCGGCGGCTTCAACCAGGACGTCGATGGGCTCCCCGAGTCCAGCGCCCTTGGAAGCATTACGTTCCGCACGGGCACAGCCGGCGGCGCGGGCGATATCGGCTTCCTCCGGTTTGGCTCGCACATCGCCAGCGACTCGATCAACGTCATCACCACGCCCGGGTCGACCGTGGGCGGCTTCGTCGTCTCTCAGGACGCCGCGGGCCCCATCGGTCCGTACGAGGGCATCGACTCGCTGGTCCGCACCAGCGGCCAGGGCATCAACTTCAACCTGGGCGCGGGCAGCGACCTGCGATTCTTCGACACGCCGAACATCACCAACATCCTGGGCGTCGACTCGCAGATCGACCTGATCATCGGCGAGTCGGTGGAACTGGTCGACGACGCGGGTGGCCGCTTCACCGTCGAGGTCAATGGCACCGGCGCCATCGGTACGGTGGTGGGGGCCCTGCGCTTCATCGGCGTCGATCGCTCGCAGGGCGTGGCCCTGGCACGCATCGAGGCTGACCTGACCGGCGGCCGCACGCTGAACATCAACACGCTCCAGGGCTCGGCCGGCGACGTCATCAGCATCGGTCGCATCGACGTGACGGGCGCAACCGCGCAGTCGAGCATCGAGATCGCTGGAAACGTGCAGTTGGACGTCTGGCAGATCATCCAGACCGGCGGTGCCGGGTTCGACGAGATCGCTAACCTGACGCCCGGCGGCGACATCGTCGCCATCGACGTCGCGGGCCTGAACGAGGTCCGCATCACGGGTGACTTGGGCCGGACGCAACTGCCGGTCATCGGCCCGCGCCGCATCTCGCCCTTCGTGGGCATCGGCGACGAGACCGTCCAGGGCATCGGCCGCGGCGGCTTCGAACTGCCGGCCAACGTCATCGACGATGACTGGAACGGCGCGGTCTACCGCCCCGTGGCGGACAATAACTTTGATCAAGGCAACGCCTATCTCTCGGACATCGGCTCGCCCTTCGATCCGTACCTCGACGGCCTGTTCGTTCGCGGCGGCGACCTGGTCGAGCTGTCGGTGGGCGGCGCGGTGGGCGACGTCATCTTGGCGCCCGGCGCGGTCATCGAGGATCTGGTTGTCAATGCGGCCGTGGGCGGCGCTACCGGCGGCAACGAGGGCATCTTCGGCACGATCTTCGCCGGCACGATCGAGGACCTCAACGTCGGCGGCGGCGTGGCCCAGCGGGCCCAGAACGCCCTGTCGACCACGGGCATCTTCGCGACCGACGACATCGAAAACATCATCGCCCGCAACGCGACGATCTCCAGCAGCATCATCGCGGGCAACACCATTCCCGAAACGGCGGGGG includes:
- a CDS encoding NADH-quinone oxidoreductase subunit M, whose product is MSLLYLLILMPLLFAVLIALAPSKQARPIAAIGSLVPIGPMLVALWKFDWTRGGDLQFAGSYDWIADMGLRIGVGVDSVSLLLIALTVLLGPICVFGSFSAIKDNPKVFYGWLTGLQAAMVGVFAATDLLVFYVCFEFTLLPLYVLINLYGSSNRKRAATKFFLYTFTGSIIALAGLVYVVFHHRSLEGVWTFDIPTLATTAMQMPVGAQALVLLALMLGFAVKVPLFPVHTWLPLAHTEAPTAGSVILAGVLLKLGTYGIYRFALGFVPEAVIAYAPLIAVLSIIGIIYAGLICWVQKDVKKLVAYSSVSHLGFCVLGLVALNNVGLTGSVLYMINHGLSTGALFLCIGMVYERFHTRSMDELGGLASTMPIWSSFMVFFVMASVGLPGLNGFVSEFMCIIGTFQSSPAWVLEGRAGAAGGSLGPWFAFAAGFGVIVAAMYLLYMTGRVVWGTPRQPAGHDDDHSELPKDLNAREISLLTVLAVGCLGLGVYPTPVIEAIEPSVERTLAPYQDLLHDRAVELGKTGEEDAALILEPAGSPADTQEGGH
- a CDS encoding NADH-quinone oxidoreductase subunit N: MAEKIALIWPEIALFVTTCVVMILGLSPSKQWRSLCLPASMAGLAVAGVLAALGMAGDAPQSDTVLPFLPGFVKVTVAVVGLMLILLQSGLIDRREEALVASGRAFSPLRTNRAEYFSLVLFSLTGLMLCASAGDLIWLFLALELTSLPTYVMVAMSSSRGRAQEAGVKYFYLGALGAATFLYGFVMLYGGTGTLKLGPMAQIIASEGINNITLIGLLLSIAGLAFKIAAVPMHFYTADVYQGAASPVTAFLAFVPKTAGFVAILLVCSVAGWTSGPGGDALPEALRIMLWVMAAVTMTVGNVLALLQNSVKRMLAYSSIAHSGYMLVGVLAGPGDGTFAASGVSAVLFYLAAYGVTNTGAFAVIACLEKRAADRGEPMEVEDFDDLRGLWRREPALGVVLAIVSLSLLGFPPLLGFMAKLPLFTAGIAAGEIALVVVLGVNSAIAAFYYLRLVKAAMIDDAKGAADAVDRPNHHPAYGLRFATGAISAVGVIGLAILAGQLAGGATNASFYAEPVTADDIDGPITVQDQPAIASPSV